The sequence below is a genomic window from Curtobacterium sp. MCPF17_002.
GGGCCACCCGGACATGAAGCTCACCCCCGGCGTCGATTCGTCGACGGGCTCGCTCGGGCAGGGGCTCTCCGCCGGCTCCGGCATGGCCATCGCAGCGAAGATGCAGGGCAAGGACTTCCACACCTGGGTCGTGCTCGGAGACGGGGAGATCGAGGAGGGCATGGTCTGGGAGACCGTGATCTGCGCTCCCCGGTACGGCCTCGACAACCTCACTGCGATCATCGACCTGAACGGCCTGCAGCAGTACGGGTGGCCGTCGGGCGACCACGACCGGTACGACCGCAGCGAGCCGATGGGGCACGTCAACCTGCCTGCGGTGTTCCGCGGGTTCGGCTGGGACGTGATCGAGATCAACGGCCACGACTACGAGGAGATCCTCGACGCCTACGGCCGGGTCGACGCCGCCCGCGGCACGAGCGGCAAGCCGACCGCGATCATCGCCCACACGGTGAAGGGCAACGGCGTCTCCTTCACCCGC
It includes:
- a CDS encoding transketolase, giving the protein MTRNDARDVEHLETVAREGRWRVLETVATSKAGHIGGPMSAMDLMVALYFHQLRIDPEQPQDPDRDRFILSKGHSAIGLYSVLALRGYFPVEELATFDHGDSRLQGHPDMKLTPGVDSSTGSLGQGLSAGSGMAIAAKMQGKDFHTWVVLGDGEIEEGMVWETVICAPRYGLDNLTAIIDLNGLQQYGWPSGDHDRYDRSEPMGHVNLPAVFRGFGWDVIEINGHDYEEILDAYGRVDAARGTSGKPTAIIAHTVKGNGVSFTRGTFKWHNGVPTDEQLDLARTELLIEQKTEALA